The genomic interval CGACGTCCACTGGAAGGCCGCGGCCAAGCGGCCCGACGACGACCTGGTCGTCGCGGAGTACGCCGACGACGAGGACGCCGGAGCCATCACGGTCGCCGCCGAGTGTCTCACAACCCGCGCCGACGAGACGGCGTCGGCCGCGGCCAGCGTCGTGACCTACCTGCTCGAACAGGGCGCGACGGTCGGTCTAGTCGTCCCCGATGGGACGGTGCCGCCGGGATCGGGGCGGGACCACCACCGCGACCTCCTGGGGCTGTTGGCCGTCGCCGAACCGGGCGAACTCGACGACCGGACCAGGCGGGACGCCGACGTGCTGGTGCGGACCGATACGACGGAGACGACGGTCGTCGTCGACGACCGCGAGATTCCCTTCGAACGGTTCTACAGCGCGCGTGCCCCGGGTCGGGAGGTGAACGCGAACGCATGAGTACGGACACGGGCACGAACAGGGACGGGAGCGGGAGCTCGGCCAGTCACGCCGGCGAGCGGACGATTTCTGTCGACGCGGACGGGACCGTCGGTACCGCTGCCGTCCGTTATCTGGCGCTTGCCTGCGTCTTCGCCCTGACGGCCTCGTACGTGTCCGTCCTGTACGGCGTGACGCAGGTCGTCGGCGGCAGCGAGTCGCTGCTCGCGATCGTTGGGTTGATGCTCGCCGCGGCGACGATCCTCGCCACGTTGATCCGTCCCCGGACCGCGGCGGGCCTGGCGCTGTCGGCCGCCGGGGTCGGCTTCGCCTACTATCTGACGGCGGCCGGCGTCGAACTCGGCGTCGTCTTCACGGCGTCCGACGCGATCGTGTCCGATACCGTCGCGCTCGCGACCGGGCTCCCGCTGCTTCGGATGGTTCAGGCGGGGATCTGGACGATCGGGTTCGCGCCCGCCCCCGTCTTCCTTTCGTGGTACCTCGCCGTGCGGGGCCGGTACGAGCTGAGCGTGGTTCCTGGCGGCGCCGCGCTCGGCTTTCTCGTCCTGACCGGCGACGCGGGGACGCTCGTCACGCTGGCGGGAACCCTCGCGGCCGTGGGTACCGTCGCATTCGGGGACCTCGAGCGGCGGGGCGGCGCACTCGCGCAGACGGACCTGCTCGCGGCCCTGTTCGCGCTGATCGTCGTCCTCTCGACGACCGTCACCGTCGTCCCCGGCGAACCGGCCGGTCCGACCCACCTGGTCCAGGGCGAGCGCGGTTCGCTGGAAGCGACGATCGACACCGCGCCCGACCGGTCGGGTATCTCCGGTCAGGTCGACCTCTCGCCGGAAGTCCGGTTCACGGTCGAGTCCGGGCAGCGCTCCTACTGGCGGACGGGCGTCTACGACCGCTTTACCGGCGACGAGTGGGTCCGAACCGGCCAGGACAGACGCTACGACGGCCGGCTCGCCGATCCGCCGGGACGCCACGAGACGACCGAGCAGACCGTCACCGCCGAGACCGAACTCGGCATCATGCCGGTCGCGCCCCAGCCGCTCGAACTCGGCGGCGACGTCACGCGCCAGGCGACGGTCTCCAGGCACGACCAGCCGCGGCCCGAAACGCCGCTGCAGGCGGGCGACAGCTACACGGTCGAGAGCGCGATCGTCGAGCGCGACCCGAGTACGCTTCGGACGGCGGGGACGGACTACCCCGACGAGATCACCATGCACTACCTCCAGACGCCCGAGAGCACCTCGAGCGAGTTCCGAGAGCGCACCGCCGAGATCACGGCAGACGCCGACAACCCCTACGAGACCGCGGCCGCGATCGAGGCCCACCTCCGTTCGACGAAAGACTACTCGCTGTCGGTCTCCCGGCCCGACGGCAACGTCGCCGACGGGTTCCTCCTCGAGATGGACGAGGGGTACTGCGTCTACTTCGCGACGACGATGGCCCAGATGCTCCGCGAGGAGGGCGTCCCGGCCCGTTACGTCACCGGCTATACGAGCGGCCAGCAGGTCGACGACGATACCTACGTCGTCCGCGGACTCGACGCCCACGCCTGGGTCGAGGTCTACTTCCCCGACCACGGCTGGGTCCGGTTCGATCCGACGCCAGGCAGTGCTCGCTCGGACGTCCACACCGACCGACTCGAGGAAGCCCGAGCGAACGGCAACGACGCCGCGGACACCGACGAGAGCGAAGACGTTCCGATCCGCGGCGAGGGCGACGACCCGTCCGATCCCGAGTCCGGCGATCCCTCCGAGATCGAACCGCCCGAGTCCGAGCCCGGCGATTTCAACGGCTCACCGACCGACCCGAACGCGCCCAACGGGACGGCGCCGCCGCCCAACTCCACCGACCCGAACGAAACACCGTCCGGAATCGACGGCGGAACGAGCGGGGACGGCTCGACCGCCGACGGTGCGGGCGACGATCTGCCGCTCCCGATCCCGATCACGCGAGAGCTAGCGGCGATCGGGCTCGTGGTACTCGTCGGCCTGGCGGCCGGCGCTCGTCGGACCGACGCGCCGACGCGGGTCAGGCGGACGGTCGGAATC from Natrinema salifodinae carries:
- a CDS encoding transglutaminaseTgpA domain-containing protein; amino-acid sequence: MSTDTGTNRDGSGSSASHAGERTISVDADGTVGTAAVRYLALACVFALTASYVSVLYGVTQVVGGSESLLAIVGLMLAAATILATLIRPRTAAGLALSAAGVGFAYYLTAAGVELGVVFTASDAIVSDTVALATGLPLLRMVQAGIWTIGFAPAPVFLSWYLAVRGRYELSVVPGGAALGFLVLTGDAGTLVTLAGTLAAVGTVAFGDLERRGGALAQTDLLAALFALIVVLSTTVTVVPGEPAGPTHLVQGERGSLEATIDTAPDRSGISGQVDLSPEVRFTVESGQRSYWRTGVYDRFTGDEWVRTGQDRRYDGRLADPPGRHETTEQTVTAETELGIMPVAPQPLELGGDVTRQATVSRHDQPRPETPLQAGDSYTVESAIVERDPSTLRTAGTDYPDEITMHYLQTPESTSSEFRERTAEITADADNPYETAAAIEAHLRSTKDYSLSVSRPDGNVADGFLLEMDEGYCVYFATTMAQMLREEGVPARYVTGYTSGQQVDDDTYVVRGLDAHAWVEVYFPDHGWVRFDPTPGSARSDVHTDRLEEARANGNDAADTDESEDVPIRGEGDDPSDPESGDPSEIEPPESEPGDFNGSPTDPNAPNGTAPPPNSTDPNETPSGIDGGTSGDGSTADGAGDDLPLPIPITRELAAIGLVVLVGLAAGARRTDAPTRVRRTVGIYWHGVRGEPDRDAERAFRRLERLLARRYRPRRRSESARAYLEGLSAAAEADSDTDADAGGADRDDIAPLDPRTESVLASYERAKYGDGVDRDEADDAIAIVDDLARERLPGIGRFR